AGGATTGTAAAGATCAGCAACTGAGCCTTGGTCTTGACCTGCAGGGTGGAATGAACGTGGTGCTCCAGGTTTCTACGGATGACCTTATCAGGGCACTGGCTGATAATAGCGCCGACCCCACCTTTAATAAAGCCCTTGAGCTTGCCAAAGCAAAGCAGAAGACGCAGGCACAGGCAGATTTTGTAACACTCTTTCAGCAATCCTGGAATGAGGTGGCTCCACAGGGAAAACTGGCGTCAATCTTCGGTACACGCGATAACCAGGATAAGGTGAAATTCAATTCTACCAATGATGAAGTAATCAGTTTCATTCGTGAGCAGTCCAATAGCGCATTTGATCAGACCTTTAATATCCTGCGTTCCCGTATTGACAAATTCGGTGTTACACAGCCAAACATTACTGCTCAGCAATCAACCGGACGCATCATAGTAGAGTTACCGGGCGTAGATAACCCGGTTCGTGTTCGTAAACTATTGCAGGCAACAGCGGTACTGGAATTCTGGGAGACATATGATAACCCATCCTTCATTCAATACCTTGATGCGGCAAACACATCACTGAGAAACAAGTTGGCTGCGGCAGATACTACGAAGACAACGACAACCACCACTCCCACAACCAATCCGCTCACAACATCAACGGAAACGAATCCATTATTATCCGGTGCTGATTCCGGTAAGGCGATCGCCGCCGGAGACAGTAATTTAATCAAACCTGATTCAGTTTCACTCGCAACTGAAGCGGCAAAAAACCAGGCCAAAGAAAACCCGCTCACTTCCGTCTTACAGCCTAATGTCTATCGAACGGCAGATGATAAAGTGGCGCTTGCTCCCGGTCCTGTAATTGGTTATTCTTTGGGAAAGGATACTGCTAAAGTGAATGATTACCTGAATACAGACTATGTCCGCGCCAATTTTCCAAAAGACGTTAAGTTTTTATGGGGAGCAAAACCTACTGATGTAAAGAGTAATGTTTATGCTTTGTATGCCATCAAAATGCAGGTAGGCAGCACGAAGGCGCCACTGGAAGGTGATAAGGTGAATGACGCCAGGCAGGATATCGATCAGAACAGCAATCCTGAAGTATCCATGACCATGGATAATGAAGGTGCCAAGATCTGGAAAGTGATGACCAGCAAAAACATCAACAAGAGCATCGCTATCGTACTGGATAATTACGTCTATTCAGCTCCACGTGTGAACGGGGAGATTCCAAACGGACGGTCATCCATTACAGGAGGTTTTGACATTAATGAAGCAAAAGATCTTGCCAATATTCTTACTGCAGGTAAACTGCCTGCTCCCGCCAGGATTATCGCAGAAGACGTTGTGGGTCCCTCCTTAGGTAAGGAATCCATTGCTGCCGGCATAAGGTCAATCGTCATAGCCTTTGTGGCATTGCTCGCCTTTATGATCTTCTACTACAATACGTCAGGTATCATTGCCAATGTCTCCTTGTTCTTTAACCTCTTTTTCATCATCGGCGTACTGGCATCACTTGGCGCAACACTGACACTGGCCGGTATTGCCGGTATTGTGCTGACCATGGGTATGGCAGTTGATGCCAACGTGTTGATTCATGAACGGATCAAAGAAGAAATTGACAGGGGGAAAAACCTGTTAAAGTCGATCAGCGAAGGACATTTAAAGTCTTATTCAGCTGTATTTGATACACACTTAACCACACTGATCACCGGATTAATTCTTGCCTATTTTGGATTAGGGCCGGTTCTTGGTTATGCTACCACTTTGAATATTGGTGTAATCATGACACTATTCACCGCTGTATTCATGGCGCACCTGATGTTTGACTGGTGGATGGATAGATTCAAAAGCATTCAATTCACCACACGTGCCAGCAGGTTCAACTTCACCAATTTTGATATTCCATTTGTGAAATGGCGCAAATATGCCTATGTGATTTCGGGAACACTGGCATTAATTGGATTGATCTCCATCTTCACCAAAGGGTTTGAATATGGTGTTGATTTCAGCGGCGGTCACTCTTATGTGGTGCAATTTGACCGCGAAGTGATCACCGAAGACATTCAGGCGGAACTCACAAAAGAATTTGGCGTGCAACCGCAGGTGAAAACCTATGGCAGCAATAACAAAGTTAAAATTACCACTGGTTACATGGTGGAGAGCAGTGGTGAGTTGGCCGACAGCACGGTTAACTATAAATTGTATAATGGATTAAAGAAATTCCTTGCCAGCGATGTATCATTCAAGACCTTTCAGCAGGTGAACCAATTGAGTTCACAGGTAGTCGGACCAAGCATCTCCGCAGATATTCTTGACCATGCCTACAAAGCAATCATCTTCTCGCTGATCGGAATATTCCTGTATATCCTGCTGCGATTCAGAAAATGGCAGTTTGCGCTCGGCGCTATTATCGCACTGGCACACGACGTGCTTATGGTGATGGGTGCTTATTCACTATTTTCAGGCATATTGCCATTCGCGCTGGAGGTAGATGAAACATTTGTTGCAGCCTGCCTGACAGTCATGGGTTATTCTGTTGCAGATACGGTGATCGTATTTGATCGTGTGCGTGAATTTCTGAGAGAGCACCCTTCATCGGATATGAAACATACTATCAATGATGCCATCAACAAAACGCTGAACAGAACGGTGATTACTTCATCCACCGTACTGCTGGTGCTGCTGATACTCTTCATTTTCGGTGGCGACGCAATACGTGGTTTCTCCTTTGCACTCTTACTCGGAATTGGCTTTGGTACCTACTCTTCCATTTTTGTAGCGACACCTATAGTGGTTGACCTTACCAAAATGAAGCCGATAAAATCAATGGAACCTGCCAAACGGCCGGTAGCTGCCAAGTAGATAACGATTTTGCCTCCGGCAAAAAATAAAACCCTGCAGAAGAGTTCAACTGCAGGGTTTTTTCATTGCATTATTGCCTTAGTATTACTTTTTCGATACAATACACTTCACACATCTCATAAGAAACAGCTTCCTGCTATCCTAATTTTCAATATGTATATCTGCACACAGCAAATATTGAAGCTTTATCATGCAGCAAAAAAAAAAAATTGATTCATCACTTCGCACCATCTCCAAAGGCTATTCAAAGGCTGCTTCAGATTCGAAAGATGCCAATATAATACGAACCGAAACCAGAAGTGAGCTATGTATTTTATTGCAATACTGAATGATAGAAAAGTCTGATAAAATACGACGCAGCTTATAATGCCATAACGCTTCATAATAAAGTCAACATCCTCATTTGTAGTTATCATTACAGATCCGGCCACTTCAAGGCGATTTATCGGCTTGCCAAGGTACTTATCCGTTCCACGCCAGATTAATTGTCCTTTAAGGAATACACAGTTGCAAACCTTACAAGCACTTTTGCGATTGCAGATCATGATGCAATAAAACTTTTCATGACCCGGCCATCCGGTCAATTCAGGAATTACCGTATTCATCCGAATATGATTCCCGCTGAGGCAGTCTAAATTGTAATGCGGTCATTAGGGAAGTATTTTAGACATACCAATTTCATAATTCATCATTAAATCAAAAAAACATGAACGCTGTCATCGCCCATGATCAACAAAAACCGGAGCATCCGGACATTCCAGCCGCCACCTGGCAAATCATCAACACGGCCATTATCGGCATCAGTCCCATGCCCGAAAAAAATGAAATTGACTTCTACAGTAACCGTGACCTGGGCGATGAGAATCCATCAGATATTTTTGAAGCCTGAAGGTTGGGAAGTGGAACAGCGAATGTCAATAGAAAGAAATTAGAAGCTATCTCAAAATAGCCGGAGTCATTCCGTCCTGATTGATCAGGATCTCTTCAATTCATCGACATATGCCGAAACAAATTGGGTATGACTGCATTGACCAGTCAATTATTAGTATTCCCCCTGCTATACACGAAATCCTATTCATCCAATTAAGTATTCCTGATTTCATAAACAGGCTATGCTTTCCATATCATTTAATAATTGAACTAAAGCTTAATGCTTTGTGCAAACTTTGGCCTCTAAACCAAAGAACCAATAAATTTTCATTCATGAGGATCAGTACGCATCTCCCTTAATCGGGATGACAACCGCTGAAAAAATCGACTGTCACACCCAGGTGCACATTTTTGAGATTGGAGATAATCATTTAAGCCGTACTGTGGCAAAAGGCACTATATAATTTTGGAAGTTAAAGGCGGTATTATTTGATGGAGGCGCAATTACATCTTGACGAACTTGCCGGTGATTCGCCCAGATTGAGTTTTGTTACCGATTTCCACAGTATAACAACCAGCCGGGAATGATTCCATATCCAGTTTTATTGTGGATCCGTAAAGGATGGCTGGCATTGATATCGTTTTTCCTTCTGCATTAATAATCCTGATAATGAGTTCACTACCGGGTGCAGGTACATTCAGCATACCGGCATCAATAAAATTATCC
The DNA window shown above is from Chitinophagales bacterium and carries:
- the secDF gene encoding protein translocase subunit SecDF, translated to MRGKGLVTFFSIALILICIYQLSFNFVTSRVENKATSFAEAAVLKGKSLESLIPPNSPDAVFIKDSLLTEIRKNRQAYLDSITNQTVFNLGIAKYTYQDCKDQQLSLGLDLQGGMNVVLQVSTDDLIRALADNSADPTFNKALELAKAKQKTQAQADFVTLFQQSWNEVAPQGKLASIFGTRDNQDKVKFNSTNDEVISFIREQSNSAFDQTFNILRSRIDKFGVTQPNITAQQSTGRIIVELPGVDNPVRVRKLLQATAVLEFWETYDNPSFIQYLDAANTSLRNKLAAADTTKTTTTTTPTTNPLTTSTETNPLLSGADSGKAIAAGDSNLIKPDSVSLATEAAKNQAKENPLTSVLQPNVYRTADDKVALAPGPVIGYSLGKDTAKVNDYLNTDYVRANFPKDVKFLWGAKPTDVKSNVYALYAIKMQVGSTKAPLEGDKVNDARQDIDQNSNPEVSMTMDNEGAKIWKVMTSKNINKSIAIVLDNYVYSAPRVNGEIPNGRSSITGGFDINEAKDLANILTAGKLPAPARIIAEDVVGPSLGKESIAAGIRSIVIAFVALLAFMIFYYNTSGIIANVSLFFNLFFIIGVLASLGATLTLAGIAGIVLTMGMAVDANVLIHERIKEEIDRGKNLLKSISEGHLKSYSAVFDTHLTTLITGLILAYFGLGPVLGYATTLNIGVIMTLFTAVFMAHLMFDWWMDRFKSIQFTTRASRFNFTNFDIPFVKWRKYAYVISGTLALIGLISIFTKGFEYGVDFSGGHSYVVQFDREVITEDIQAELTKEFGVQPQVKTYGSNNKVKITTGYMVESSGELADSTVNYKLYNGLKKFLASDVSFKTFQQVNQLSSQVVGPSISADILDHAYKAIIFSLIGIFLYILLRFRKWQFALGAIIALAHDVLMVMGAYSLFSGILPFALEVDETFVAACLTVMGYSVADTVIVFDRVREFLREHPSSDMKHTINDAINKTLNRTVITSSTVLLVLLILFIFGGDAIRGFSFALLLGIGFGTYSSIFVATPIVVDLTKMKPIKSMEPAKRPVAAK